The Microbacterium sp. SORGH_AS_0862 region GCGGCTCCCTTCGAAAAGATCTCCGGCGAGACGCGGGGAGAGAAACTTTGACTCCCCGGCGGGGTTCCGTGCCGTTCGGGGCAAGGGGTGCCCCCCAGGGGTGCTCGAAGACATGTTCGAAGCGGCTTATGCCCTTACTTTCATGCCCTCATTGGCATGGTTCGACGCGTCTCGGCGTCCCTGTGCGTGCGGCTCACACCATCGGGCTGCACGCACTGCCCTTCCCCTACATGGGGACGTGTCTCTACCCATAGGTGGGGCAGCATCCGGGCGGTGCGGGATCCGTGATGACCCGAAGGTTTCTCATCGCGGATCCCGCACGCTGTCACCACCTACGCGAGGTGCGAGTGCGCACCCTGCTGCCATCCCCGAAGCTCGAGTTGCATCCCACGTGTGCGAGACGCAGCCTCGAGCGAATGGCGACCGTCTCCTTGGTGGGGTGCGGGTCTAGGTGATGTACCGACTTGCTCTGGGGATTGACCTTGCCCGTGCGGGCATCCCTGTATGGCAGCGACTTGTCGACGAGCTGCTTGCAGATGTGGCAGTGCGTCTCCTCAGCGAAGACGACCTGACGCACCGTCTGCCACGGCCTACCTGATCGGACTCCCGCCATCGGCCACCCTTCGATCCCGAGGCACTGTCCACCAGCACCGAGGCGACGACGGCACGTGCGCCAGGCTCAGGGCGCGCCGGCTGCGTCACCCAGTAGGGGGTGAGCCAGAGCACCGTGACCAGCAGCACGGCGACGAGGCACCTCACCACGGTGCGACCATGCAGTAGACGTAGCGACCGCGCTTCGACGTCGCCAGACACGGCAACAGCATGGCGCCCACTTCACCGCGCGGCGGCACAGGTGCGTAGATCGCATCGAACGTACGACCGCGGCCCGCACCATAGTGCTCGACAGCTCGCAGCGAGGTGAACCGCACGACCCCGCCGCCCGTGAACTCGATGCACTCGATGCCCTTGGCCCGCACGATCTTGATGTGCGGAGCCTGACCCGACGCGACGACATCCATCCGCATGACCCGCTCGACGAGTTCGCCGACCTCTCGCATGGTGTTCGCGACGACGAGCACCTGCTCTCCGGCGAGCGCGTCCCGCAACGGTGCGGGCAAAGATGCCGCCGTCACGCGAGAGGCCCCGTGGCGAAGATCGAGCGGTTCGCCCGCATCGACACATCCTCGAGCGCGGTCAGCGCGATCGACTTGTTCCGGCTCGAGGGAGTGTTCGCCTCGATCACCACGGCGAGTGCGACCACGGCCTCGTTGATCCGCGTCACCGCGGCGCGCTGCTCGTCGGTCGCCGGCTGGCCGGACGTGGCCGTGAAGAACCGGGCGCGAGCCCGGTCCTCCGCGGTCGGCTCGGGAAGGGCGCTCAAACGACCACCACTCCGCCGTTGTAGCGATGTCCGAAGATGCGATCCGCGGACATCACCGAGCGCACCGTCTGAGCGTCGATCATGTTCTGAAGCATCGAGGTGCCAGTGATCGTGGCGGCCGGGGCGACGTCGCGGCTGTCCACGAAGCGCCGGAGCGCCTTCGCCTGCTCCTCGTCGAGATCCAGCTCGATCGTGACCGACTTGTGGTCGGCGTCCTTGTCGTTGTGGAAGCTCACGTCGGCGTCCTCGACGGACACCAGGCCGATGGCGAGGTCGGCGAGGTTCTTGCGATGCTCCTCTGCCCGCGCCTCTCGCTGAGCCTTCTCCGCTTCGCGTCGTTCGCGTCGCTCACGATCCTGCTTGGCGGCGAGGAGGATGCTGCGTTCGTAGTCGAGCGCGCCGATCTTGCTCTGCGCCTCGGCGAGCTGCTGCTCGAGCGATGCGATCTGTTCCTTGTTCTTGCGTCCCATCGGGTGCCCCTTGTCTCTTCGGTTGATGGTTCAATCCCCGGCCGGATGCGCCTCGGGAGCCGGCCCGACGTCGCGCACGATGACGCGATCAGCGAGCCAGTCGCCCACATCCGTGCCGTGGAAGTCCTCGAGCGTGCGCCTCTTCGCCTCACGCTCGGTCGGGTCGTGCACCATTGCGCCTCCCTAAAGCTGCGGGGGTACTTCGTATACCGCGCCCCAGGCTCGCGGTGGTCCCCTTCACGGGCGGGTGGCCCGACGCGGCAGGCCGAGCGGCCTGCTCCCAAACGTCGAGAGTGCGGCGGGGTTCGAACCCGCGCGGCCGGCTTGGAAGGCCGGTGCTCTACCGACTGAGCTACGCACCCAACGTCACGATTCATCGCGTCGTGACCTCGCGCCCCGCATTGCTGCGGCTTCCGGGGTTGCCGTCGCCGGGCTGATATCCGGCGAAGATTAGCCATCCGCTTATACGCGGATCACAGGACCGTGAGCGACTGAAGGTCGAAGCCGTCGCTCGTCACATCGAAGACCAGCAGGCCCGGCGAGCTGTCATCGCCTTGCACGTTGCGATACCAGTCCGACCCGTTGTCGAGCGTCGGCGCCTGAAGCCACCACTTCGCGCGACCCGTGTGCGGGTTCCGCCCGGTCGGCATGACCGAGAGGTGGTGATAGTGGCCGGTGATGAGCACGTCGGCGGCGCCGACAGGCTGGCCGCCGTGCTGCTGCTTCGACCACCACTCCGCGGCGCGACCCGGCGAGAACTGATTCCCGTGCACGAGCCCGAGCACCGCCCCGCCGACGTCGAGTGCCATCGACTCGTCGTAAGCGCGAGGGAAGTTCCAGCGCGCGTTGAGCCGGGATGCTGCTGCGAGCTTCGCGACCTGGCGATGCACGCCGAGGCCGAGATCGTCTCCGGGGCGCCCGAGGTTCTGTTTCCCGTTGCGCCAGGCGGTGTGATTCGACGGCACCGCCATGACCTCGACGGGGCCGTGGCGCTGCATGAGCTGCACGAACTCGTACAGCTCCGTGGATGCGAGATCCATCTGCTCGGTCAGACTGAGATCGTTCGTGAACATCGGGTTGCCGCCGGACTCGAATCCCTCGAAGAGGTCGCCGGCCTCGGCGAGCACGAGCCGAGAGGGCTTGCGCACGCGTAGGTGAGCGGTGAGCGCGTGGCGCGTATCCGCCATGCGCTCGATGAGTTCGGGGGTGCCGCCGCGGCTGCCGACCTTGCCGGCCTGCACGTCCGACAACACGACGACCGTCACCCGGTCGCTGTCGGCCGGCTTGAACGGGCGCGGCTTACGCTGCCGCGCCGCGGCGTGCAGCGCGGGAAGGTCGAGGCGATCCGAGCGACGTCGAAAGCTCCCCCGGTACGAGTACAGCCAGATGATGTCGCGATCGCCGTTCTCGAGTCGCTTCGACTGCTGCCACTTCGACATCCGCACCGTGTCTTCGACGACCTCGAACACGTCCGGGTCGAGATCGAACTCGGCGAAGATGTTCGACCAATCGGTGATCGGCTTCGTCGACTTGATGCCGCTGAAGGTGCCGCCGTTCGCGTCCGCTTCGATGCGGGGAGCGTCGTCCGTGGCCGGCGGCGTCGAGAGGGCATCGGCGAGCGTCATGCGCTCTCTCGCAGCTTGCGGCCCCGGTAGCGAGCGAGCGTGTCCCGTGCGAGTTCGAAGCCCTCCTCGAGCAACACCGAGTGCAGCGCGCTCGTCGTCCAGTTACGGTCGACCACCGCCGCGTCGAACGCCGCACGGGTCGAGTCGTCCAACCCGTCCCGCCAGGTGTCGATGACGTTCATGCGCTTCGAGGCGGGAGGCGCCGCGAGCTTGTCCTTCAGTGCCATCCCGGCACCTCCTCTGTTCGGTTATCCCCGCCGCTCGGCTCGACGCGTGTCCGCGACTGACGCCAAACGCGAGCGCGCCGCCGGGATCGCTGCTGAGCAGTCCGATCCACCGACGATGCAAGGTGGCCGCGCGCTTCGATGAGGACGAGCGAGCGGCGGGGAAGTGAGAGCGCCCCGGCCGAGGGGCAAGCGGCCGGGGCGAGCGCGACCGGCCCAGCGAATGCGGGCATGAAAAAAGGGCCGGGACGGTTCTTCAACCGGTCCTGACCCAACTATCGCGCTATGCCGCTAGCATACCACGGAATCGCGACACGCTATGACACCGATTCCTAGACGGTGCCCACAACAAGCGCCACTGCGCCGCATTCGCTGCACTGCGTCTCGCCAGAGGGCTCCACGTCACCCTCGTCGTTCACCTCGCAGCACTGCGGGCACGTCCAGCGGTACTCCACCCAGCACGTGACGGCGTCGAGTTCTTCGTCGGCTTCGTCATCATCCACGGTCATCGCGCAGCCTGCGGCTCGAGCGGGTGCGGGAAGTAGGCGAACGCCTTGATGCCGTTCGCGTGCAGCTTCGCGTTGAGATGCACCGCCCGCCGCGCCACATCCGTGTATGTTCCCGTCATCGTCTCCACAGGGAACGGCGGCTCGACGATGTCCGGCTCGGCCGGCACCCACGGGTCGACGTCAGCGCCGAGGAACCACTCGCGCGCGATCTCCGCGTCAAACCGCATCATGCGACTGAGATTGAGCGAGTACACGCGACCGTCAGCCACCGCACCCTCAGGCCACGCCGACCCTTCGAGGTCGATGTCGTTCGATTCCACTGCTTGCCCCTTACTCCGGCGCCCACCGCGCCGGCCGTTCTCACGTGCTTGCTTCTCGGCGTCGAGGAGGTCCGACTCGCGGACACGACCGAGCGTGAACGTCAGCCACCCGCGCTCCTCCCACCGCTTGATAGTGCGAGCGCTGCGCCCTACGCGCTCTGCCGCACCTTCTCGGTCATAGATCGCCATGCGCCTCCCGGCTGTCGTTCTCATCTGCGTGGCACGAGCACGCGCAACGCGTCCCGTGCAGGGTTCTCGTCGTGCACTCCGCATGGGAACGGAGCCAGCACGGCGTCGAGAGCGTCAACCGACTGCGCTCTCTGCGCACTGGCGGGTCCGCACAGCTATCAGCTCGCTACGACCGGCCCGCCATGCCGCACGGTAGTCGCCCCAGAACCGGTCGGGACATCCTTCCCAGCGGGAGCCCGCTGCGCACGGCGGGCTCAGCATGATGACGCTGATGTAGAGGCGGCACGTTCGGCAGTGATTGATCTGCCACCAACGCAACACGACACCACACCAGCCGCAGCGGCGCATCAGGCCGCCGGCCGATCGTCGATCGCTTCGACCCACTGCATCGCGACCGCGGCGACCTGGATCAGCTCGGTGCGCAGCTTCTCCGGGTCGGACTCGGCGAGCGCTTCGAACACCTCCTCGAGGAGGATGTCGGTCCATGTGCCCGGCTGATCGCGCGTCGAGGTGTCATGGAAGCGCCACTCGGTGCGCCCCTGCATGACGTCGCGGAGGTAGGCCGCTTCGTCGTTGTCTGCGATCCCGGTCGCCGTCTCCGCATAGAGCGGCATCGAGTCGGGGCCGGTCCCGTCCGGGTGCCGCTGCACGCCCCACTTCGCGCACTGTCGCGCGCGCTCGGCGGCGACCTCTTCGAGAACGCTCATCGCGTCTCCTCTCCACTCTCGCCACGGGCGATGCACGAGAGGCATCGCCCGTGGCCGTTCAGAAACAGGGACGCCGTGCTGCATCCTGTGCAATGTGGCCGGGTGACCGGGTGACGGCGGTCGCACGTCGCGCACAGCGCCACCCGGATGCCGGTCTGCGTCGTGCGCGCGTTGGTCACGCCGGCAGCGCCTCGAGCCGCTTGATCTCGTCCTGCACGTAGAACACGGTCTTGCGCAGATCCTCGATCTGCTTCGCACGTGCCGACTTATCGGGATCCGCCTTCAGGCCAGCTCGCCAGAGGTACTTGATCGCGTTCCCGATGTTGAAGTTGCGATGCCGCGTGATCTGAATGCACTCGACACCGGACGGATCCGACGTGTAGTGCGGCGGATGGTTCACCATGTCAACGGAGGGCGCGACGAAGCAGGCTTTGATCTCGAGCCAATCCCCCGGGCGCGTCCATTCCGCGGTGAAGCGGTTACCCGCGCCGTCGTAGTATTCGTAGCCTCTCGGCCCGAGTCGATGGCGGATCATCCTGTCGGGGTCGTAGCCCAGCTCCCGCAGCTTCACAATCACGGCGTCGGGCACCGTGTCGTTGAGCCCTGTCGTCATCAGGCGGCCTTCCCTTCTCGACGGCTGAAGCCCGCGGCCCAGAGCCCGTCGACATCGTCGGGTGCGACCCACTTACAGGCTTCGCACCGGTATCTCGTCTCGGCGGCCGGCGTCGGAGCCGGCGTGACCTTGATCGCTTTCTTGTCGCAGGCGGGACACGGCTGCGCAGCCCACCACGGCGCCTCGACGAGCGACCATCGCTCGAAGATCGTTCGCAGCGTCCACTCGTCGCGCGTCTCCGGGAGGCCGATGACCGCATCCGCGAAGGGCACGATCTCCGGCCGCCGCGAGAGCGCCGACAGGCCCCGCAGGATCTCGTCTCGCGCGTCCCGCGTGAACACGTACAGGTCGACCGCGTCAGCCGCGACCGGAACCTGCATGCGCCCCTCGGGCATCTCACCCCGCACGACGACGGTCGTCGACCACAGCAGCGTCACGATGAAGTCGGCCGCGTCGAGCAGTTCGACCGGGACGGGGGGCGGCGCGTGCAGCTTGCCGCCACCGCCGCCCGAGTCTCGGTCGTACTGCGTGCCCTTGAGCGGGTTCGTGAGCGCCCGAAGGTGCGCGGCCATGTCCGGCACCGCCTCGAGCATCGCCCGCGTGCGGCCGTAGCAGTTGGCACAGATGAGTGAGTCGCCGCTGCACATGCGCGGCGCGCACCCGCGGCAGTCGCCGCCCTTCGTTCCGTACGACGGGCACTCAGCGAGGTGGATCAGGCAGCCGCGTGCGCACGGCTGCATCACCAGGGCGTCTCGTCCTGCCCGCCGTTCGGCGTCGCCCATGCGTCCTCGGCCTGCGGCGCCGCCGCATTCTGCTTCGGCCGCAGCTTCAGCGCGATGCTCGCGGCCTTGACCACGATCTCGCCGCCATGACGGCCGTCCTTGCTCCACAGCCGCAGCTCCGGCGTGCCCGTCACGACGACGCGCGTTCCCTTGCTGACGTGCGGCGCATACAGCTCGGCCTCGTCACCGAAGAGGGAGACGCTGTGCCACGTCGTCTCGCCGACGTTCTCCCACTGCTTCGTCAGCTCATTGAGCCGGCGGGGCGTGTGCGGCAGCCGGAGATCGAGCACGGGGGTGCCGTTCGGCAGTCGGCCGAGCTTCGGCTCGTTCGCCACGAACGCGTCGAGGCGGATCGTTGAACTCGTCATCTGTTCCTCACATCCCAGGCGCCCACTCGGCGCCCATGTCCTTCATGCGGGCGAAGTGCCCCTGCCAGGCCAGGGCGATCTCGCCCGTGTTGCCGTGACGGTTCTTCGCCACCTGTACGTCGACCTCGCCGAGCCGGTCGGGGTCGTCGGTGTCCCGTGAGAGCAGCAGCACCACGTCGGCGTCCTGCTCGATGTCGCCCGTCTCCTTGAGGTCGCTCAGCATCGGTTTCTTGCCGGCGCGCTCCTCCGACTTCCGGTTGAGCTGCGCGAGCGCGATCACCGGGCAGTCGAACTCTTTCGCCATGACCTTGAGGGCGCGGGACACCTCGCCGAGGTGCGCCCGGCGGTCCTTGCGCGGGTCCGACGTCTCGACGAGTTGCAGGTAGTCGACGACCACTCCCGCGAGCGGTCCCTCATGCGCTACCGAGCGCACATGGCTGCGGATCTGCGCGAGCGTCTGCCCCGGCCGGTCATCGACGAACAGCGGCAGCCGCATGATCTTCGGCCGGGCGATCTGCGCTCGACGCCAGTCGTCGTCGTCCATCGCGTTGTTTACGAGGTGCGTCATGTGCACTTCGCCGAGCTGGGAGACGAGACGCTTCTGCAGTTCCTCTTCGCCCATCTCGAGCGACGACACCGCGACGTTGCCATTCACGGCCAGGGCGGTCGCCATGTTCAGCGCCATGATCGTCTTCCCGGACGCCGGCCGCGCACCCACCACGTAGAACGCTCGAGGACGCAGCCCACCGATCAGGTCGTTGATCGACCGCCACGGCGTCGGCGTGTACACAGGAGGCTCGGTCATGGCCGCGAAGAGATCGTCGATCGAGTCACCGACCGGCCGCACGGTCGCGGCACGCCTCCGCGCCACCGCATCGACCGCGGCGCGCGCGCTCTCGATCTGCTCCGCGACAGGCTGGCGGCGATCGGCGGCGAGCGCGTTCACCGTCGATGCGGCATCCGCGAGCCTGCGACGCTGCGCGTGCTCCACGATCTGCTCGGCGTAGTACGCGGCGTTGCTCGCCGTGGTGACCGAGCCGGACAGCTCGAAGAGGTAGCCCGGCCCGCGCGGCAGATGGTCGCCCATCGCCGCGATCTCCGCCTCGACGAGCACCGCGTCGGTGCCGCTTCCGCGCGTCGCGAGCCGATGGATCGCCGTGGCGATCACCTCGTGCACGGGGTCGTGGAAGTCACCCGGCTGTGCGACGTCCAGCACGTCCCACACGCGGCGGGAATCGAGCATCATCGCGCCCAGAGCGGCGCGCTCGGCCTCACGGTCGAAGTGCGTCACGCCACCCGACCGCGACGGTTGATCATGTTCAGCCACTCGGCGTCTCCCTTCCGGCGCTCGTACTCCTCGGCCGTCACTCCGTGCTCGCGCAGCCAGCGAGCCTTCGCGTCCTCGTCGCGCGGCGTCGCCTGCGGCTTCCAGCCCTTCGCCACGTTCTCGGCGTGCTGCTTCCGCATCCACCGCCGCCACGTCGCGACCCAATCGACCATCGGGCGCCCCTGACCGAGCCAGTAGTCGACGAACTGCGCCGACTCGTGCTCGAGGTTCACCGATGGAAAGTCGGCCGCGGCCTTCTCGAGCACGGCGGCACCCGGTCGCCAGTCGGCCGAGATGCGCTGCGCCGTAACGGGCTGCCGGGTGCGGCGCTTCGCCGCGGCGCGAACGTTGCGGACGCCGGAATGGTCGAACACGACGAGGTCGCCGTCGAGCTTCAGTCGCATCCACGGCGGCACCTCGACACCGTCAGGGACGACCAGCGTCACCGATGTCTCGCCGCTCGAGTAGGTGTGCTCGGCGCGGCTCACGGCTCAGGCTCGAATCGCACGCCGGCCATCTGCTGATCGTCGAAGACCTTCCGCTGCATCCGGGCTCGGCCGCAGGCCCGACACGGGGTGTCCGTTCCACCAGTAGCCCGGTGGGCGTTGCAGAACGGCGACGGCGGCATGAGGGTGTCGTGAAGACCTCCCCCGCTCTCGCTCGCTCGCTCCCCCTCGCTCACTCTCACTCCCTCTCCCTCGCCATGAAGCTCTCGTGAGCCATTCATGAAGGGCTCGTGAGAGCTGTCGGGCGGGTCGGGATGGTTCGACTTCGCGCCGGGATGCTGCACTGCCGGCCAGTCGGTCATCTGGTAGTAGTCCTGACCGGAGGCCGAGTAGAGGACGATGCATCCGGCGTCGTCCAGCTCGAGCAGAATCCGGTCCATGTCCTCTTCGCGCATGTCGCGGTCGAGAGGGAAGATCGCCGCCGTCAGAAGACGCGACATCGCCAGTTCGCGGCCGTAGTTGTCCGCGTACAGGCGGAGTCCGATCTCGGTCAGACGCGCTTGCGGCGACAGCATCAGCAGCCGCGGCTTCAGAAACGCGTCTGGCGTCACGGACCTCTGTCGCGTTATCGCCATCGTGTAGGTGCTCCCATCGGGCAATGCCCCGGTAGATCGTTCGTAGTGCTCGCATCAGCTCGTGAGCTGCGACGCGGAAGCTCTCGGTGAAGCCGCGCCCCCGCGGGAGCAGACGCTCGGCGTCGCTCTCGCTCGCGAAGGCGGGATGAAACTCGGCGTCCAGCTCGGCGAGGGCCGCCAGCTCGTCCGACTCGGGTCGTCCGCGCATGAGCAGCACGACCTCGCCGCCGGTCGCGCACATCTCGCGGTAGCGGCGGGCCGAGCGAGTGCGGCCCAACTTGAGGACGCCATGCTGCGGCCAGTACACGGCGTAGATCGTTACCAACATGGCGCCCCCTCCCGGTGCGTCTATCGGCGCCCGCGCGGCTTGACTGCCGGGGCGCCCCGTCGCGCTTGATGAGCGACGGTGATCTTCGAACAGAGTCCGAACGTGTCGAGCTTGAGCGCGCGCTGACCGCAGAGACGGCACGCCGGATGCCGCGCGTGACGAGTGTCGATCGCGGCGAGATCAGCCCGCGTCGCTGCCCTCGAGCGCGGCGTGCTCCACGGCTGCGCGTCTACAGCCACCCCGGCTCCTGCATCTGCGCCTCGTACGAGCTGAACGTCGGCCGCGGGTTACTCGCCCAATGCTCGAGCAGTTCCTCGCTGGCGTACGCCCGCGCGTAGGTGCCGTTGTGCGTGAAGAGATCCCACGAGGAGATCCCCGCGTCACGGGCGCGGCGATTGAGCATGTGCCCGTTCGTGGCCGCCTCCGCGCTCGCGTAAGCAGCCTCGAGCACCAGCTCGTAGTCGCTGCGCAGCTCGTGATATCGAGCCGCGGCGAGCGCGAAGACGGACGACGTCATGCAGCCCTCTCCATGAGGACT contains the following coding sequences:
- a CDS encoding DUF3310 domain-containing protein; the protein is MPDAVIVKLRELGYDPDRMIRHRLGPRGYEYYDGAGNRFTAEWTRPGDWLEIKACFVAPSVDMVNHPPHYTSDPSGVECIQITRHRNFNIGNAIKYLWRAGLKADPDKSARAKQIEDLRKTVFYVQDEIKRLEALPA
- a CDS encoding single-stranded DNA-binding protein; translated protein: MTSSTIRLDAFVANEPKLGRLPNGTPVLDLRLPHTPRRLNELTKQWENVGETTWHSVSLFGDEAELYAPHVSKGTRVVVTGTPELRLWSKDGRHGGEIVVKAASIALKLRPKQNAAAPQAEDAWATPNGGQDETPW
- a CDS encoding DnaB-like helicase C-terminal domain-containing protein; its protein translation is MTHFDREAERAALGAMMLDSRRVWDVLDVAQPGDFHDPVHEVIATAIHRLATRGSGTDAVLVEAEIAAMGDHLPRGPGYLFELSGSVTTASNAAYYAEQIVEHAQRRRLADAASTVNALAADRRQPVAEQIESARAAVDAVARRRAATVRPVGDSIDDLFAAMTEPPVYTPTPWRSINDLIGGLRPRAFYVVGARPASGKTIMALNMATALAVNGNVAVSSLEMGEEELQKRLVSQLGEVHMTHLVNNAMDDDDWRRAQIARPKIMRLPLFVDDRPGQTLAQIRSHVRSVAHEGPLAGVVVDYLQLVETSDPRKDRRAHLGEVSRALKVMAKEFDCPVIALAQLNRKSEERAGKKPMLSDLKETGDIEQDADVVLLLSRDTDDPDRLGEVDVQVAKNRHGNTGEIALAWQGHFARMKDMGAEWAPGM